GTTTGGGGTAGGTATGCAAGCGATAGTCGAGACGATATTCCGCCGCAAAAAACTGTGCGGCCAGCGGCGGCACTGCTCCCGGCTGCTCACGACAGGCCTGGGCCAGGCTGCGCACTTCGCCGCCGGCGCAAAATGCCTTGGGGCCGTTGCCGCGCAGCAGCACGCAGACGATTTGCGGATCCCGGGCCCAACGGTCCAGGCGTTCGCCCAGGGCCAGGATCATCGGGAGGGAGAGGGCATTGAGGGACTTTTCCGCATCCAGGCTGGCGATGCCGATACGGGCCCCATCTGTGCCGGTGAGCTCTTCGAAGTGCAGATTCATCATGACCTCAATCGGTAAATTGAACGTTGAGTATGATCCCTTCGTGGGAAAGCGCCGGTTCTGCGTCAGATCAATTGACAAGTGGGGTGGGCTTTCCTAGGGTTCGCCCACTCTTTTTACATGATGTGTTTCTGATGACTTCCGACGACCGTATCAAACTCGAACCGAGCTGGAAACACGCCTTGCGCGAGGAGTTCGAGCAGCCCTACATGAACGAGTTGCGCGAGTTCCTGCGCCAGGAGCATGCGGCAGGCAAAGAGATCTACCCGCCGGGCCCGCTGATCTTCAATGCGCTCAACTCCACGCCGCTGGACAAGGTCAAGGTGGTGATCCTCGGCCAGGACCCCTACCACGGCCCGGGCCAGGCCCATGGCCTGTGCTTCTCGGTGCAGCCGGGCGTGCCGACGCCGCCGTCGCTGCTCAACATCTATAAAGAGCTCAAGCGCGACCTCAATATCGACATTCCCAACCATGGCTGCCTGCAAAGCTGGGCCGACCAGGGCGTGTTGCTGCTCAACACCACCATGACCGTGGAGCGTGCGACGGCCAACGCCCATGCGGGCAAGGGCTGGCAGTTCTTCACTGACCGGGTGATCGAGGTGGTCAGCGAGCATCAGCCGCACCTGGTGTTCCTGCTGTGGGGCGCCCATGCCCAGGGCAAGCAGAAGCTGATTGATGCGACCAAGCATTTGGTGCTGACTTCGGTGCATCCGTCGCCATTGTCGGCGTATCGCGGGTTTTTGGGTTGCGGGCATTTCAGCCGGACGAACAAGTTTCTTGAGCAGAATGGCGAGACGCCGATCGAGTGGCGGTTGCCGCCCATCTAAGGACCAACACCAAAGGATGTGATAGCGGGATTGTGCGGGCTTGCTCGCGAAGGCGGTGGGTCAGTCAAGTATTTATCAACTGAGCCACCGCCTTCGCGAGCAAGCCCGCTCCCACATTAGGGTTGTGCCAGGTTTTAGACGGTGTCCGGCTGGCGGTTCCAGTGGCGGAATAGCGGTTCCGCCAGGAACAGCACAAACAACAACCGCATCACCTGCATCGCCGTCACCAACGGCACCGACAGTTGTAAGGTCTCGGCCGTGAGGCTCATCTCGGCAATTCCACCGGGCATCATGCCCAACGTCAGCGAGCGCAGATCCAACTGCGTCAGCGCACTCAAACCTACCGCCGCCAGGGTGGCGATCAACATGGTCAGCACTGTGCCGATCAAGGTGCGGCCCATGAATGCTGGCGCCCGCCGAAAGAACTGCCGGTTGAAGTGGCAACCCAGGCCGCTACCGATCAACCATTGGCCGATCTGGCTGCCGCCCTCGGGCAGGCCAATGTGCAAGTCCCAGGTGATGCTGGCGATGGCGCTGACCAGCAACGGCCCGAACAACCAAGGGTTGGGCTGGTGCAGACGCTGCCAGCCCCAGGCGACCAGGGCGCCAATGGGAAACAGCAGGGCCAGCCATGCCCAATCCACGGGGGCCGGGTGAAATTGCGGCGCGCCGCCGCCCAGCAAATACTTGAAGATCGCCGGTACGCACAGCACCACCAATAACACCCGCAGACTCTGGCCTGCTGCCACGCGGCTGAGCACCGCGCCGTTACGCGCGCCGAGGTTGACCATCTCACCGGAACCGCCCGGCATACTCGAGAAGAACGCCGTGGCACGGTCTTCACCGCTGCGGCGCATCAACCACACGCCGACAATGCTCGACAGGCTGGTGACCAGCGCGCCGAAGAAGATCAGGCCAAAGTGGCTCATCACCTGCTCGATCACCAACGGGGTGAAGTGCAGGCCAATGCCGATGCCCACTACCCATTGGCCACATTTTCGCCCGCCGGGAATCTCGCCCAACTGCCAGGGCGTGAGGCAGCGCACCAGGATGATCGCCAGCAACGAACCGACCATATACGGCAAAGGCCAGCCGACCAGGCTGGCCAGGTAACCGCCGGCCAGACCGACCAGCGGTGTTCCCCACCATTGTTTAAAGGTGACTTCAGACATCGGCCACAGCGCGACGCTGCAAGGAGCGCTTGCGCCAGATACGCAGCAATGGCACGAGCAGCATGATGGTGGTCAGTACCCAGATGCTGAAGGTGATCGGGCTGGACCACAGGATCTCCAGTGCACCATTGGAAATCGACAACGCACGGCGCAGGTTCTGCTCCATCAGGCCGCCGAGGATAAAGCCCAGCAGCAGTGGCGACAGCGGGAAGTCCAACTTGCGCAGGATGTAGCCGAAGATGCCGATGGCGATCATCAGGAACAGATCGAAGGTGGTGGCGTGCACGGCGTAGACGCCAATCGCGGTGATGATCGCGATCACCGGCACCAGTGCCCAGTTCGGCACGGCAAGGATGCGGGTGAAGATGCGGATCATCGGGATGTTGAGGATCACCAGCATGATGTTGGCAATAAACAACGAAGCGATCAGGCCCCAGACGATATCCGGTTGCTGTTGGAACAGCAGCGGGCCTGGCGTGATGTTGTACAGCGACAGGGCGCCGATCATCACCGCCGTAGTGCCCGACCCTGGAACGCCGAGGGTTAGCATCGGCACCATGGCACCGCAGACAGAAGCGCCGATGGCGGTTTCCGGAGCGGCCAGGCCACGCATGTCGCCTTGGCCAAACTTACCGCTGGCGCCGGCGATACGTTTCTCGGTCATGTAGGCAACGGCCGAGGCCATGGTCGCGCCGGCACCTGGCAGTACGCCGATGATGAAGCCCGACACACCGCAACGCAGGTTCACGGTCAACACCGACAAGGCTTCCTTGACGTTGAACATCATGCGACCGGTGGCTTTCACTGCTTCCTGGCCACGGTGGGTTTTCTCTAGGAGCAGTAGGATCTCGCTGATAGAGAACAGTCCCAGCACCAACACCACGAACTGGATGCCGTCGGTCAGGTGGATGTTGTCGCCGGTAAAACGGTACACACCACTGTTGGCGTCGATGCCCACGCAGGCAAGGAACAGACCGATCAACGCCGAGACAAAGGTTTTCAGCGGCTTGTCACCGGCCATGCCGCCCAGGCAGACAATCGCAAACACCATCAGTACGAAATATTCCGCCGGACCGAAGGCAATCGCCCACTTGGCCAGCAGCGGTGCGAACAGCACCATGCCGCAGGTGGCGATAAACGCACCGATGAACGAACTCCAGGCAGACAACGACAGCGCCACGCCGGCCATGCCTTTACGGGCCATCGGGTAGCCGTCCAGGGTAGTCATCACGGTGGAGGCTTCGCCCGGGATGTTGAGCAGGATCGAGCTGATCCGGCCGCCGTATTCGCAGCCCAGGTACACGGCTGCCAGCAGGATCAGCGCCGACTCCGGCGGCAGTCCCAGGGCAAACGCGATGGGAATCAACAGTGCCACGCCGTTGATCGGACCCAGGCCCGGCAACAGGCCGACCACGGTACCGATCAGGGTGCCGCACAATGCGGTCACCAGGTTATAGGGGCTCAGCGCGACGCCGAAACCCTGGCCCAAATAGCCAAAAGTATCCATATCAGTTCTCCAGAACGTCGAGCAGACCGAGGGGCAGTGGCACGTCCATGGTTTTATCGAACAGCAGATAAAGGCCGATGCTCATCAAGGTGATGATCACCGCACTGGGTAACCAGCGCCCGCCATACAGCCGTGCCATCGGGATACCGATCAGCGTGCTGCTGAGAATGAAACCCAGGGGTTCGAAAGTGCCGGCAAACACCAGCAGCAAGGCCACGCAGATCCCGATCTTGATCAGGGTCGGGCGGTCTAGCGGCGGTTCATCGTCGGTGTGTTTGGTCGGTTGCGGGCGAATCAGCATGTAGAGCAGTGCCAGCCCCATTAGCCCGATCAACAACAGCGGGAAGGCCCGAGGCCCTACGGGCTCGTAGGAAAAGGCCGCCTGATACGGCCAGGCCATCAGCGCCAGGCCGATACAGGCCAGTAACATCACGGCAGCGAAAATGCGTTGTAAGAGCATGGAAAACTCCAAGGCCACCTTTGTAGGCGCGAGCTTGCTCGCGAAAAACGTCAACGAAAACGCAGCTCATCTGGTTTGACACGGCGCTCTCACGTTCTTTGCGAGCAAGCTCGCTCCTACAGCGGCATTACATGACAGGGGGCGATTACTGGATCAGGCCGAACTCTTTGGCCAGCACTTTGTAGTCAGCCACCTGTTTCTTCACGTAGGTGTCCAGCTCCTGGCCGGTCATGGCAAAGGGGAACAGTTCGCGCTCGTCACGCAGTTTGGCGAAGTCCTCGGAGGCCAGCAGTTTGTCGAAGGCCGCTTTCCACCAGGCGTAGTCTTCATCGCTGACTTTTGGCCCCAGGTAGAAACCGCGCACCACTGGCCAGACGATGTCGTAGCCTTGTTCCTTGGCGGTCGGAATGTCTTTCATTTCCGGCTCATCGAGGCGGTTTTCCGCGAACACGGCCAGCAGGCGCATATCGCCGCTCTGAATGTGTGGCATGGAGTCGGAGATGTCGGTACTGCCCACCTGAATGTGACCGCCGAGAAGGGCAGTGGCGATTTCACCGCCGCCTTCGAGGGCCACATAACGCAGGTCACGGGGGTTGATCCCGGCGGCCTTGGCGATCAGGGCGGTCTGCATCCAGTCCTGGCTGCCGACGGTGCCGCCGGAGCCAATCACCACTTTGCTCGGATCTTTCTTCAGGGCTTGTACCAGATCATCGAGGTTCTTGTAGGGCGAATCGGCTTTTACCGCAATCGCGCCATAGCTGGTGCCAACCGCCGCCAGCCATTTCACTGCGCTTTCATCAAAACGCCCGAACTTGCCCTGGGCCAGGTTCAGCAAAGAACCACTGGACCAGGCCACCAACGTACCGGCATCGGCAGGGCGCTGGGCCACGACGGCGTTGTAGGCCACCGCACCCACGCCGCCAGGCATGTAGGTCACGCGCATCGGCTTGCTCAGCAGCTTCTCGTTGACCAGTGCGCTTTGCGCCAGCTTGCAAGTCAGGTCAAAACCGCCGCCAGGGGAGGCGGGGGCGATGCATTCCGGGCGCTTGGGTTCACCGGCGGCCAGCAGTTGGCCTGCCAACAACATGCAGCCGGCGGCCAGGGCAAATTTACGCAGGGATGAGGACATGGGGAACTCCGTCATTGTTGTTATTGGGGGTAAGACTTTCAGGGTTACCACAGTGCGACGCTGTAACTGACCAGCACGCGCACTTCATCTGCGTCCCGGGCCGAGTAGTTGGAGCGGTAGGTGGCGTTACGCAGGCGCACGGCCACGTCCTTGAGCGCGCCGCTTTGCACCACGTATTTGATTTCGGTGTTGCGTTCCCACTCTTTGCCGGTGTCGCCGTTCTTGAGCTTGATGTTGTCACCGGACAGGTAGCGGCTCATGAAGCTCAGGCCGGGGATCCCCAGCTTGGCAAAA
The Pseudomonas hygromyciniae genome window above contains:
- the ung gene encoding uracil-DNA glycosylase; the protein is MMTSDDRIKLEPSWKHALREEFEQPYMNELREFLRQEHAAGKEIYPPGPLIFNALNSTPLDKVKVVILGQDPYHGPGQAHGLCFSVQPGVPTPPSLLNIYKELKRDLNIDIPNHGCLQSWADQGVLLLNTTMTVERATANAHAGKGWQFFTDRVIEVVSEHQPHLVFLLWGAHAQGKQKLIDATKHLVLTSVHPSPLSAYRGFLGCGHFSRTNKFLEQNGETPIEWRLPPI
- a CDS encoding AbrB family transcriptional regulator produces the protein MSEVTFKQWWGTPLVGLAGGYLASLVGWPLPYMVGSLLAIILVRCLTPWQLGEIPGGRKCGQWVVGIGIGLHFTPLVIEQVMSHFGLIFFGALVTSLSSIVGVWLMRRSGEDRATAFFSSMPGGSGEMVNLGARNGAVLSRVAAGQSLRVLLVVLCVPAIFKYLLGGGAPQFHPAPVDWAWLALLFPIGALVAWGWQRLHQPNPWLFGPLLVSAIASITWDLHIGLPEGGSQIGQWLIGSGLGCHFNRQFFRRAPAFMGRTLIGTVLTMLIATLAAVGLSALTQLDLRSLTLGMMPGGIAEMSLTAETLQLSVPLVTAMQVMRLLFVLFLAEPLFRHWNRQPDTV
- a CDS encoding tripartite tricarboxylate transporter permease; translation: MDTFGYLGQGFGVALSPYNLVTALCGTLIGTVVGLLPGLGPINGVALLIPIAFALGLPPESALILLAAVYLGCEYGGRISSILLNIPGEASTVMTTLDGYPMARKGMAGVALSLSAWSSFIGAFIATCGMVLFAPLLAKWAIAFGPAEYFVLMVFAIVCLGGMAGDKPLKTFVSALIGLFLACVGIDANSGVYRFTGDNIHLTDGIQFVVLVLGLFSISEILLLLEKTHRGQEAVKATGRMMFNVKEALSVLTVNLRCGVSGFIIGVLPGAGATMASAVAYMTEKRIAGASGKFGQGDMRGLAAPETAIGASVCGAMVPMLTLGVPGSGTTAVMIGALSLYNITPGPLLFQQQPDIVWGLIASLFIANIMLVILNIPMIRIFTRILAVPNWALVPVIAIITAIGVYAVHATTFDLFLMIAIGIFGYILRKLDFPLSPLLLGFILGGLMEQNLRRALSISNGALEILWSSPITFSIWVLTTIMLLVPLLRIWRKRSLQRRAVADV
- a CDS encoding tripartite tricarboxylate transporter TctB family protein — its product is MLLQRIFAAVMLLACIGLALMAWPYQAAFSYEPVGPRAFPLLLIGLMGLALLYMLIRPQPTKHTDDEPPLDRPTLIKIGICVALLLVFAGTFEPLGFILSSTLIGIPMARLYGGRWLPSAVIITLMSIGLYLLFDKTMDVPLPLGLLDVLEN
- a CDS encoding Bug family tripartite tricarboxylate transporter substrate binding protein; amino-acid sequence: MSSSLRKFALAAGCMLLAGQLLAAGEPKRPECIAPASPGGGFDLTCKLAQSALVNEKLLSKPMRVTYMPGGVGAVAYNAVVAQRPADAGTLVAWSSGSLLNLAQGKFGRFDESAVKWLAAVGTSYGAIAVKADSPYKNLDDLVQALKKDPSKVVIGSGGTVGSQDWMQTALIAKAAGINPRDLRYVALEGGGEIATALLGGHIQVGSTDISDSMPHIQSGDMRLLAVFAENRLDEPEMKDIPTAKEQGYDIVWPVVRGFYLGPKVSDEDYAWWKAAFDKLLASEDFAKLRDERELFPFAMTGQELDTYVKKQVADYKVLAKEFGLIQ